ACACCCGCACCAGCCGCCCCACCAGCCTCTCCGCACCACCCGCGCCGGTCTCCGGGGACCCGGCCCCGGGAGGCGGGCGTGGGGGAACGCCCGCCCGGTCAGTACGATGAGGGCAGCGTGGTCGGGCCGGACCACCAAGTGGTCTGGGAGGCGGACAGTCGTGACAGCGGACGCGACCTCCCGCCTTCCCGGGACGGCGGCGCGGACGGCGCCGGGTCACCACGCGAGCGTGGTGTACGCGGACGACGACACATGGGCCGGACACCTCACCGCGTTCGTCCGCACCGGACTCGCCGAAGGCGCCCGCATCTGGTACTTCGCCGACACGACCGCGCCCGAACACGTCCTGCGCACCCTCACGGACCGGGACATCGACGCCGCCTCCGCCGTACGGCGCGGACAGCTCATGGTGACCACCGCCGAGGAGACGTACCTGTCCGGCCGCTGCTTCGACCCGGACGTGCTGATCCCGCTGTGGCACGAAGCCGTCGGGGCGGCTCTCGCGGCCGGATACCGCCGTCTGCACACGATCGGCGAGATGGCCTGGGCCGCCCGTGGCGCCGCGGGCGCGGACCGCCTCCTGGAGTACGAACTGCGCGCCCACCACGAGGTGTTCGACCGGCTGCCGCTCACCGCCTGGTGCCTCTACGACCGCCGGCTGATGCCCCCGGACGACCTCGCCGTCCTGGCGGAAGCCCACCCCGCCCGGCTCGGCACCGCCCTCCCGGCCGACGCCCCCGCGACCTGCCTGCGCGTCGGACCGCTCAACGACCGGCCCGGCTTCCGGCTGTCCGGATCGGCCGGGTACGAGAGCCGCCGCGTCACCGCGTCCGTCGCGGCCGCCCTGGCCGCCTCGGCCACGGACCGCGTCACCCTGGACCTGGGCGGCCTGAGGCACCTCGACACGGACACCCTGGTCGCCCTCGCCGGCGCGGCGGCGCGCCGCCCGTCCGCCACCCCCCTTCACGTGACCGGGGCTCCGCTGTCCGCCGAGCGGATTCTCGGCCTGTTCCCCGAGCTCCGCACCGC
This genomic window from Streptomyces thermolilacinus SPC6 contains:
- a CDS encoding MEDS domain-containing protein encodes the protein MTADATSRLPGTAARTAPGHHASVVYADDDTWAGHLTAFVRTGLAEGARIWYFADTTAPEHVLRTLTDRDIDAASAVRRGQLMVTTAEETYLSGRCFDPDVLIPLWHEAVGAALAAGYRRLHTIGEMAWAARGAAGADRLLEYELRAHHEVFDRLPLTAWCLYDRRLMPPDDLAVLAEAHPARLGTALPADAPATCLRVGPLNDRPGFRLSGSAGYESRRVTASVAAALAASATDRVTLDLGGLRHLDTDTLVALAGAAARRPSATPLHVTGAPLSAERILGLFPELRTALEVVAR